A portion of the Paenibacillus hamazuiensis genome contains these proteins:
- a CDS encoding ParB/RepB/Spo0J family partition protein, whose amino-acid sequence MRASIKLTTVADLFSTEESRADEKREKVLDIPLSEISDFPGHPFKVKADEAMLEMADSVKQYGVLVPGLVRPKADGGYEMVAGHRRKKASELAGRETMPCIVRELDDDQATIIMVDSNLQRENIAPSEKAFAYKMKLEAMKRQAGRPSKENSTQVGQDLRGKYSVEILADQAGESRNQIQRYIRLTELTPSILEMVDDKRIAFNPAVELSYLSEEEQQALYETMQSEDCTPSLAQAQRMKKLSQDGRLNVDVIFSILTEEKPNQKEKMTIRRERIDRFFPRDFTEKQKEDLIVQLLESWYKKRQREQER is encoded by the coding sequence ATGCGCGCCAGCATCAAACTGACCACAGTCGCTGATTTATTCTCCACCGAGGAGAGCCGCGCCGATGAAAAGCGCGAAAAAGTGTTGGACATCCCTTTATCTGAAATCAGCGATTTTCCCGGTCATCCGTTCAAGGTGAAAGCGGATGAAGCGATGCTGGAAATGGCGGACAGCGTGAAGCAATACGGCGTTCTTGTTCCCGGCCTGGTACGTCCGAAGGCAGATGGCGGCTACGAAATGGTAGCCGGGCATCGGCGCAAAAAAGCGAGCGAATTGGCAGGCAGAGAAACGATGCCCTGCATCGTCCGCGAACTGGACGACGATCAGGCGACGATCATCATGGTGGACAGCAACCTGCAACGGGAAAATATTGCGCCAAGCGAGAAAGCATTCGCCTATAAGATGAAGTTGGAGGCGATGAAGAGACAGGCGGGCAGACCGAGTAAAGAAAATTCTACCCAAGTTGGGCAGGATTTACGAGGAAAATATTCAGTTGAAATTTTGGCAGATCAGGCAGGCGAAAGCCGTAATCAAATCCAGCGCTATATCCGCCTTACCGAACTGACCCCCTCCATTCTCGAAATGGTGGACGATAAACGAATCGCCTTCAATCCGGCCGTAGAACTTTCATACTTGTCCGAAGAAGAACAGCAAGCCCTGTACGAAACGATGCAGTCCGAAGACTGCACGCCTTCGCTGGCGCAGGCGCAGCGAATGAAAAAACTGAGCCAGGACGGGCGGCTTAACGTGGATGTCATCTTTTCGATTCTTACGGAGGAGAAACCGAACCAGAAAGAAAAGATGACCATTCGGCGCGAGCGGATCGACCGTTTCTTCCCAAGGGACTTTACCGAAAAGCAAAAGGAAGACCTGATCGTACAACTGTTGGAAAGCTGGTATAAAAAACGGCAACGGGAGCAGGAACGTTAA
- a CDS encoding ParA family protein, translated as MTKVIALANQKGGVGKTTTAVNLGIGLAADGKKVLLVDADAQGNLTDSLGFHEPDNLPVSLATMLAKTMLEESYKAREGILHHHEGVDLMPGNIELSAVEVSLVNTMSRETILRSYIDSVKADYDYVLIDCMPSLGMLTINALAAADSVIIPVQAHYLPAKGMTQLLQTIARVRRQINPKLVLDGVLLTMVDSRTKFAKDISFILRRDYGDKLRVFNTEIPLSIRAAETSAKGKSIYAHDPNGQTAKAYAAFTKEVQSIGSERRHARQHQTDHSR; from the coding sequence ATGACCAAGGTGATCGCCCTCGCCAATCAGAAAGGCGGCGTGGGCAAAACCACAACGGCGGTCAATCTGGGAATCGGTTTGGCTGCCGATGGGAAAAAGGTTCTGCTGGTCGATGCGGACGCGCAAGGCAACCTGACGGATTCGTTAGGGTTCCACGAACCGGATAATCTGCCGGTATCTTTGGCCACAATGCTGGCGAAAACGATGCTGGAAGAATCCTATAAAGCGCGGGAAGGTATATTGCATCACCATGAAGGCGTTGACCTGATGCCAGGCAATATTGAACTGTCCGCTGTTGAAGTATCGCTCGTCAATACGATGAGTAGAGAAACGATTTTGCGTTCGTACATCGACTCTGTTAAGGCCGATTACGATTACGTGCTGATCGATTGCATGCCGAGTCTTGGCATGTTGACCATCAATGCGCTGGCGGCAGCGGACAGCGTCATTATTCCCGTACAGGCGCATTATTTGCCGGCCAAAGGAATGACACAACTGTTGCAGACCATTGCCCGTGTTCGGAGGCAGATCAATCCGAAATTGGTTTTGGATGGCGTGCTGCTTACGATGGTAGACAGCCGGACGAAATTCGCCAAAGACATTTCCTTTATTCTTCGGCGCGACTACGGCGACAAGCTGCGCGTGTTCAACACCGAAATTCCCTTATCCATTCGCGCGGCGGAAACGAGCGCCAAGGGAAAAAGCATTTATGCTCATGACCCCAATGGTCAAACGGCAAAGGCGTATGCCGCCTTTACGAAGGAGGTGCAGAGCATTGGCAGCGAAAGACGACATGCGCGCCAGCATCAAACTGACCACAGTCGCTGA
- a CDS encoding S8 family peptidase — protein sequence MSDEQKSHFWIPDEEVQRVNKTLRAMPTKRNVSFSEHGSKLSHSLQVIKQTLEAAAPDNSLADSDLLVFNIELPHGEKIQDKQSLFDSNGMKVRAVKNVRSAIVTSTSSQFQTLRNRVDAYTRNGSGRTYFDFIEDFKPYIGSEKNSSELRKLTASAQVPVTLDIQLMLIPNLENHLYHSALTQLIEKINETRGHVQESPYYLSDNTPVVRAIIPSNTLTRFENDSAIYRIEKTDFFNVETTQEAPVDLGELELDPSVNLEELPIVAVLDSGVMFPESLSSLIIKNWVAPNSSGGDSDHGTKVASRVAFKYINQQLSSSIITPRTRILDCNILDGNVPVNIFIQRIQAAVNAHSDIVKIYNLSANASSPIEGDEMSIIGYELDALQSRTGVQFFVSAGNHKLWQTEFGLEDVLDDDDSRISAPADSMLSVVVGSIVGADHQNSLSQRNQIAPYSRRGPGFQGFSKPDLSAYAGTIILDGSDASVPNDPFSMVMTKNGMLIADAGTSFSAPIVAGDFAEILNTIPDRDTLLSKALLYHNAVALWDVDGMEEEELAFAHNLYGRGISNVDDSKYSSPSKVTFVRTGTLNRTTMERVTIYMPPILAAQVGRNVAKVSVTCVSRPSVDRTKGTEYLGAYIRASLKKSHVDGVTLKHVQQDFKEGRQKWDVCHQFSKPFSRFNAGDWQVWLELFSRWEAKNEDVPYALVVTIEDMSGSLDVYSEIEALNRYRALNTIRLRVDN from the coding sequence ATGAGTGACGAGCAGAAAAGTCATTTTTGGATTCCAGATGAGGAAGTTCAACGAGTTAATAAAACCCTAAGAGCGATGCCAACAAAAAGGAATGTTTCCTTTTCAGAGCATGGTTCAAAACTGAGTCACAGCTTGCAGGTAATAAAGCAAACATTGGAAGCAGCGGCTCCAGACAATTCTTTAGCAGATTCGGATTTGCTTGTATTTAATATCGAGTTGCCTCATGGGGAGAAGATTCAAGATAAGCAGAGTTTATTTGATTCTAATGGTATGAAGGTAAGAGCTGTTAAAAATGTACGGAGTGCTATCGTGACATCAACAAGCAGTCAGTTCCAAACGTTAAGAAATCGGGTTGACGCTTATACACGTAATGGCAGTGGAAGAACTTATTTCGATTTTATTGAAGATTTCAAACCATACATTGGTTCCGAAAAGAATTCAAGTGAATTGCGAAAATTAACCGCTTCTGCACAGGTACCTGTTACCTTAGATATTCAACTTATGCTGATACCAAATTTAGAGAATCATTTGTATCATTCTGCTCTGACGCAGCTAATTGAAAAAATTAATGAAACGCGAGGACATGTGCAGGAATCACCATATTATTTATCGGATAACACGCCAGTTGTCCGTGCCATTATCCCGTCAAATACATTGACTCGGTTCGAGAACGATTCTGCAATTTATAGAATCGAGAAAACAGATTTTTTTAATGTAGAGACTACTCAAGAGGCCCCGGTTGATTTGGGGGAACTTGAGCTTGATCCTAGCGTTAATTTAGAAGAGCTTCCGATTGTTGCTGTCTTGGACTCCGGTGTAATGTTCCCTGAGTCATTATCATCGTTAATCATAAAGAATTGGGTTGCTCCAAACTCTAGTGGAGGAGATAGCGATCATGGAACTAAGGTAGCAAGCCGAGTGGCCTTTAAATATATTAATCAGCAGCTATCATCATCTATAATCACCCCTCGTACTAGAATTCTTGACTGCAACATACTTGACGGTAATGTGCCAGTAAATATCTTTATTCAGCGCATACAGGCAGCGGTAAATGCACATTCGGATATTGTGAAAATCTATAATTTATCTGCCAACGCTTCCTCTCCTATCGAAGGGGATGAAATGAGTATTATTGGTTATGAACTAGACGCTTTACAATCAAGAACAGGCGTACAGTTTTTTGTATCGGCAGGTAATCATAAGCTTTGGCAAACGGAATTTGGCCTTGAAGATGTTTTGGATGATGATGATTCAAGAATATCCGCACCGGCAGATTCGATGCTTTCGGTAGTGGTTGGATCAATCGTCGGCGCGGACCACCAAAATAGTCTTTCTCAGAGAAACCAAATTGCACCTTATAGTCGACGCGGACCAGGTTTTCAAGGATTCTCTAAACCGGATTTAAGTGCATATGCAGGAACGATTATTTTGGATGGTAGTGACGCATCTGTACCTAATGATCCATTTTCAATGGTTATGACAAAAAACGGAATGCTAATAGCTGATGCGGGCACTAGCTTTTCTGCTCCCATTGTAGCAGGTGATTTCGCAGAAATACTAAATACGATTCCGGATCGAGATACGCTATTATCCAAAGCGTTGCTTTATCATAATGCAGTTGCTTTATGGGATGTAGATGGGATGGAAGAAGAGGAATTAGCTTTTGCGCATAATTTATATGGTAGGGGAATTTCCAATGTAGATGACAGTAAATATTCCTCTCCGTCAAAAGTGACTTTTGTTCGGACAGGCACTTTGAACAGAACCACTATGGAAAGAGTAACAATATATATGCCGCCAATTTTGGCAGCCCAGGTTGGACGTAATGTTGCAAAGGTTTCTGTAACATGTGTGTCTAGGCCATCGGTGGATAGAACAAAGGGAACAGAATATTTAGGGGCTTATATACGGGCATCATTAAAGAAAAGTCATGTGGACGGAGTGACATTGAAACATGTTCAACAAGATTTCAAAGAAGGACGACAAAAATGGGATGTTTGTCATCAGTTCAGTAAACCCTTCTCCAGATTTAATGCTGGCGATTGGCAGGTCTGGCTTGAATTATTTTCGCGTTGGGAGGCGAAAAATGAAGATGTTCCCTACGCTCTTGTTGTTACTATCGAGGATATGAGCGGTTCGTTAGATGTCTACAGCGAAATTGAAGCTTTAAACAGATATAGAGCACTGAATACAATCCGATTGAGGGTAGATAATTAA
- a CDS encoding AAA family ATPase, which yields MKSGLIIKLIEAHCSGNEDAFKKALENLASDEERKGNSSLSNALMSAYSYDKKNNVSFNSSPLSEMSFSLQSALPTPKDKDSALELIEVLQPKVKLSDVALPEKTKEALLQIIEEQKQAEDLLTKGVSPTNRILLCGPPGCGKTLTANAIAGEIDIPIAYVRLDGLVSSYLGQTGTNIRKIFEFVKNKRIVLFLDEFDAIAKKRDDAHELGELKRVVTTLLQNLDSMPVNVFLVAATNHHHLLDPAIWRRFDTSILLELPNAQQRESIITKFINETLELYEMDIKILTTLTEGMSGAQVGTFLQALAKYCIMQHKTKIVTKEDIANVWVKQSSLLVSEDSDAYTRALYKLNRSGISMRTLEEITGISKSTLSYRFNKEEKSDE from the coding sequence ATGAAGTCGGGTTTAATAATTAAATTAATTGAGGCGCATTGTTCAGGAAATGAGGATGCTTTTAAGAAAGCTCTTGAGAATTTGGCAAGTGATGAAGAACGAAAAGGAAATTCTTCATTATCTAATGCTCTTATGAGCGCCTACTCTTACGATAAAAAAAACAATGTCTCGTTTAACTCGAGTCCACTGTCTGAAATGTCGTTTTCTTTGCAAAGCGCATTACCCACTCCTAAAGATAAGGATAGCGCTTTAGAATTGATTGAAGTATTGCAGCCCAAAGTCAAATTGTCTGATGTAGCATTGCCAGAGAAAACGAAAGAAGCTTTGCTTCAAATTATTGAGGAGCAAAAGCAAGCGGAGGATTTGTTAACTAAGGGTGTTTCTCCAACGAATCGGATATTACTTTGTGGACCTCCCGGTTGCGGCAAGACATTAACGGCTAATGCAATTGCAGGAGAAATTGATATTCCAATAGCCTATGTAAGGCTAGATGGTCTTGTCTCGTCGTATCTTGGTCAGACGGGAACCAATATAAGAAAAATTTTTGAGTTTGTTAAAAACAAACGAATTGTGTTGTTTCTTGATGAGTTCGATGCCATAGCCAAAAAAAGGGATGATGCGCACGAATTAGGCGAATTAAAAAGGGTAGTGACAACACTGCTTCAAAATTTGGACTCAATGCCTGTTAACGTATTTTTAGTTGCGGCAACCAATCATCATCATCTTCTTGATCCAGCAATCTGGAGAAGATTTGATACATCAATTTTATTAGAACTACCGAATGCACAGCAACGTGAAAGCATTATCACTAAATTTATTAATGAGACACTTGAACTTTACGAAATGGACATTAAGATCCTTACAACTTTAACAGAAGGAATGAGCGGAGCTCAAGTTGGCACCTTTTTACAGGCTCTAGCCAAATACTGCATTATGCAACACAAAACTAAAATTGTCACAAAAGAAGATATTGCGAATGTATGGGTTAAGCAGTCCTCTCTTTTGGTTAGCGAAGACAGCGATGCTTATACCCGTGCCCTATATAAGTTAAATAGAAGTGGCATTTCGATGCGTACACTTGAAGAAATAACGGGGATTTCTAAATCTACTTTGAGTTATCGGTTCAATAAGGAGGAAAAGAGCGATGAGTGA
- a CDS encoding recombinase family protein produces MRCAVYIRVSTDKEEQKTSLENQKSLFYQFIEDKGWDVYQLYVDVESGTTAKRINLQRLIEDAKQRKFDIILAKELSRLARNGGLSYQIKSIAEQNHIHIVTLDNAINTLDGNIHQFGLFAWIYEQESQRISDRIKSVLGSKARSGEFKGSIPPYGYRLENKRLILADDDTPNVVKRIFRMYLEGKGFDAIARSLTREGYPTPAQVAGKKNAGIYWQGTSVKKILSNPHYVGDLVQGRQTTRSVTSKVRIEIPKDKHVVCKNAHPPIISREDFEAVQQYMEGRKKQQAKPKAKKHLFTNYLYCADCGKALWYVHYRKGYVCGNYYKHGKHACSQHSVKEKELMAVILTDIRTMVKTLNENEVMARIEGKALQARKQAEKQSQTLQRRIDKLKEQKTGLIRLLASGTITEVEYKETTEGINAELSSLQEQLQYVQTLQGLKSAEERVVNLKKELKQFMKLDNLTPEMIHRFVEKIEVQADGSVNIHYKFTPTALLTA; encoded by the coding sequence ATGAGATGTGCAGTTTACATTAGAGTTTCTACGGACAAAGAGGAACAAAAAACATCGCTAGAAAATCAAAAAAGCCTGTTTTACCAATTCATTGAGGATAAAGGATGGGATGTCTACCAACTCTATGTTGACGTTGAGAGCGGTACGACTGCGAAACGGATTAATTTGCAACGATTGATTGAGGATGCCAAACAACGGAAGTTTGATATTATACTTGCAAAAGAATTATCTCGTCTTGCTCGTAATGGTGGGTTATCCTATCAAATTAAGAGTATTGCAGAACAAAATCACATTCACATTGTTACATTAGATAATGCAATCAATACACTCGATGGAAACATTCACCAGTTTGGGTTATTTGCTTGGATTTATGAACAGGAGAGTCAACGAATCTCAGATCGTATTAAGTCGGTTCTTGGAAGCAAAGCAAGGAGCGGCGAATTTAAGGGTTCAATCCCCCCTTACGGATACAGGTTAGAAAACAAAAGGCTCATTCTTGCCGATGATGACACTCCTAATGTTGTTAAACGCATTTTTCGTATGTATTTGGAGGGTAAAGGCTTTGATGCTATTGCCCGCTCCCTAACTCGTGAAGGGTATCCAACTCCAGCACAAGTAGCAGGGAAGAAAAATGCAGGGATTTATTGGCAGGGTACTTCTGTTAAGAAAATTCTAAGCAATCCCCATTATGTTGGGGATTTAGTACAAGGTAGACAAACAACAAGAAGTGTAACCAGTAAAGTGCGAATCGAAATTCCTAAGGACAAGCATGTTGTTTGTAAGAATGCTCATCCACCTATTATTTCAAGGGAAGATTTTGAAGCGGTACAACAGTACATGGAGGGAAGAAAGAAGCAGCAAGCAAAGCCCAAGGCTAAGAAGCATCTATTCACCAACTACCTGTATTGTGCCGATTGCGGTAAGGCTTTGTGGTATGTTCACTATCGTAAGGGTTATGTTTGTGGAAATTACTACAAACATGGTAAACACGCTTGCAGTCAGCATAGTGTTAAGGAAAAAGAACTGATGGCGGTTATCCTTACCGATATTCGCACCATGGTTAAAACGCTCAATGAGAATGAAGTAATGGCAAGAATAGAGGGAAAAGCCTTACAAGCAAGAAAACAGGCTGAGAAGCAAAGCCAGACATTGCAAAGGCGAATTGATAAGCTGAAAGAACAGAAAACAGGCTTAATCAGGTTGTTGGCAAGTGGTACGATTACAGAAGTTGAGTACAAAGAAACAACCGAAGGCATCAATGCTGAACTATCTAGCCTTCAGGAGCAGCTTCAATATGTACAGACACTACAAGGTTTGAAAAGTGCAGAAGAAAGAGTCGTTAATTTAAAGAAAGAACTCAAACAGTTTATGAAGTTGGACAACCTGACTCCAGAAATGATTCATCGGTTTGTTGAAAAGATTGAAGTGCAAGCGGATGGCTCGGTGAACATTCATTACAAGTTCACCCCCACCGCTCTTCTTACGGCTTAA
- the dcm gene encoding DNA (cytosine-5-)-methyltransferase, whose product MRINKEKVKELMNKKGIATQTELAELLGITKNQLSVMLSTKFNPIKSNVLNLCELLGVTPMDLLESEENTEVVHNSKNLLIAESTIEYTVPKTKTNFTVLELFAGGGGLALGLEQAGLKTTALIEIDKQACETLKHNRPQYNVINEDVRNIDFTKFNVDVVTGGFPCQAFSYAGKKLGFEDTRGTLFFEFARAVKEIKPKLFMAENVRGIINHDKGRTLKTIIQILTDLGYHVEYRLMNAVNYGVPQKRERVVIVGTQKGCRFNYPKQQKKILTLQEALKDVPKSEGMQYSARRKQVLELVPPGGCWRDLPLEIQKDFMGKSFYSGGGRTGMARRLSWDEPCLTLTTSPSQKQTERCHPDEVRPFTVREYARIQTFPDWWEFKGSMSDKYKQIGNAVPVKLAFQLGQAIVSCLSSHNSTNLIESDYEDSDQLALSI is encoded by the coding sequence ATGCGGATTAACAAAGAAAAAGTTAAAGAATTGATGAACAAAAAAGGGATAGCAACTCAAACTGAACTTGCCGAATTACTTGGTATTACAAAAAATCAACTATCCGTAATGCTATCAACTAAATTTAATCCTATCAAAAGCAATGTTCTCAATTTATGTGAGTTATTAGGTGTTACTCCTATGGATTTACTAGAGTCTGAGGAAAATACTGAGGTAGTACATAACTCAAAAAACTTACTGATTGCAGAATCTACGATAGAATATACTGTCCCCAAGACTAAAACAAATTTTACTGTTCTTGAACTTTTTGCAGGTGGTGGCGGTTTGGCTCTTGGACTTGAACAAGCAGGATTAAAAACAACCGCTCTGATTGAAATTGATAAGCAAGCGTGTGAAACATTAAAGCACAATCGTCCTCAATACAATGTAATAAATGAAGATGTTCGGAATATTGACTTTACAAAATTTAATGTAGATGTAGTTACGGGCGGATTTCCTTGCCAAGCATTCAGTTACGCAGGCAAAAAACTTGGCTTTGAAGACACAAGAGGAACTCTTTTCTTTGAGTTTGCAAGAGCGGTTAAGGAAATCAAACCTAAATTATTTATGGCTGAGAATGTAAGAGGAATTATCAACCACGATAAAGGACGTACATTAAAAACGATAATTCAAATCCTTACTGATCTTGGCTATCATGTTGAATACCGTTTAATGAATGCTGTTAACTACGGTGTTCCGCAAAAAAGAGAGCGGGTTGTGATTGTCGGAACCCAAAAGGGGTGCAGATTTAATTATCCTAAGCAACAGAAAAAAATCCTCACCCTTCAAGAAGCACTAAAAGATGTCCCTAAATCTGAGGGGATGCAGTATTCTGCAAGAAGAAAGCAGGTTTTAGAACTTGTACCTCCTGGGGGGTGCTGGAGAGACCTCCCATTAGAAATACAGAAAGACTTTATGGGTAAAAGTTTTTACTCTGGAGGGGGAAGGACAGGAATGGCAAGAAGATTGTCATGGGACGAGCCATGCCTTACCCTGACCACTTCCCCTTCTCAAAAACAAACAGAAAGATGCCATCCAGATGAAGTCAGACCTTTTACAGTGAGAGAATATGCAAGAATTCAAACTTTCCCTGATTGGTGGGAATTTAAAGGCTCTATGAGCGATAAATATAAACAAATTGGAAATGCAGTTCCTGTTAAGCTAGCTTTCCAACTTGGACAAGCTATCGTGAGTTGTTTATCTAGCCATAACAGTACCAATTTAATTGAAAGTGATTATGAAGACAGCGATCAACTAGCATTGAGCATATAA
- a CDS encoding TdeIII family type II restriction endonuclease, with amino-acid sequence MNQEVKGEIRELIRSKLISKVENYKPESEHKPFFTAIFSEDKVLTASLVHSFYTTFGMSIYEQLTMMLARAANYHVEKQYKLEGDIDLRTSQLIDEMWESDKSNGSADKLEELQKIRDSIYPARQVQVQNDSVVDIFLRKPNGEEYYIDIKTVKPNKGEFEYHKRKLLRWAGYRYSVNRDANVSTFLAIPYNPFHPQPYTKKMWGKVKCMDGNNDLLVQEDFWNLVGGSQSTYDDLIAIFKDVGDELSDVINSRFKK; translated from the coding sequence GTGAATCAAGAGGTAAAGGGAGAAATTCGAGAATTAATCAGGAGTAAACTAATATCGAAAGTTGAAAATTATAAACCAGAATCAGAGCATAAGCCATTTTTTACAGCCATCTTTTCCGAAGACAAAGTATTAACTGCTTCATTAGTACATTCTTTTTATACAACTTTTGGAATGTCAATCTATGAACAGTTAACAATGATGTTAGCTAGGGCAGCTAATTATCATGTTGAAAAACAATATAAACTCGAAGGGGACATTGATTTACGAACTTCCCAACTTATAGATGAAATGTGGGAGTCGGACAAATCAAATGGTAGTGCGGATAAACTCGAAGAGTTACAAAAAATAAGGGACAGCATTTATCCTGCTCGACAAGTTCAGGTTCAAAATGATTCTGTTGTAGATATTTTTTTAAGAAAACCGAACGGTGAAGAATATTATATTGATATAAAGACGGTTAAACCAAATAAAGGGGAGTTCGAGTACCATAAAAGAAAGTTATTGAGATGGGCTGGCTATCGTTACTCAGTTAATAGAGATGCAAATGTCTCTACATTCCTTGCCATACCATATAATCCTTTTCATCCACAGCCATATACCAAAAAAATGTGGGGAAAAGTGAAGTGCATGGATGGCAACAATGATCTACTTGTGCAAGAAGACTTTTGGAATTTAGTTGGTGGTTCCCAATCAACATATGATGATCTAATAGCTATCTTTAAAGACGTAGGAGATGAACTCAGTGATGTAATTAATTCTAGGTTTAAAAAATAA
- the rlmD gene encoding 23S rRNA (uracil(1939)-C(5))-methyltransferase RlmD codes for MKERSHLYAEMNKERSKIMAKSKLPTAEDIRIGDRIVVTIKRLGINGEGVGYYRKKAVFIPGALPDEVVKAKVTRIEPSYIHAALVDVEKTSPDRQKPPCPVYEQCGGCQLQHLAYPAQLRAKEDIVREAFRRYTGLDDLPLKPILGMDDPWGYRNKAQLQVGVREGRVVTGLYSPGSHKLVDISGCPIQHPGVNETIDAARAVVEELRIPIYREKQREGCLRTIVARVGRASGEVQLTFITATRELPHRAELISRIRKRLPKVTTIAQNINSADTPLIFGEKTIILWGKERLDESLGQVQFSLSPRAFFQLNPEQTVKLYNAVRDAAALTGEELVVDAYCGTGTIGLWLAPQAREVRGVEIIPEATLDARRNAALSGADNARFYVGQAERLLPEWVRQGVRPDVIVVDPPRTGCDRKLLQAVIQARPQRLVYVSCNPSTLAKDCKVLLDGGFRLASVQPVDMFPHTSHVECCSLLIRNEK; via the coding sequence ATGAAGGAACGTTCGCACCTTTATGCGGAAATGAACAAGGAACGGAGCAAGATTATGGCTAAAAGCAAGCTGCCAACAGCAGAAGATATTCGCATCGGCGACCGCATCGTCGTCACGATCAAACGGCTCGGCATCAACGGCGAAGGCGTCGGCTATTACCGCAAGAAGGCGGTGTTCATTCCAGGCGCGCTGCCGGACGAAGTGGTGAAAGCGAAGGTGACGCGGATCGAACCGAGTTACATCCACGCGGCTCTGGTCGATGTTGAAAAAACGTCGCCCGACCGGCAAAAGCCGCCCTGCCCCGTCTACGAGCAGTGCGGCGGCTGCCAGCTGCAGCACCTCGCGTACCCGGCCCAGCTGCGGGCCAAGGAAGACATCGTGCGCGAGGCGTTCCGCCGCTACACCGGTCTTGACGACCTGCCGCTGAAGCCGATTCTCGGCATGGACGACCCGTGGGGGTACCGCAACAAGGCGCAGCTGCAGGTCGGCGTGCGCGAAGGCCGGGTCGTCACCGGCCTGTATTCGCCAGGCTCGCACAAGCTGGTCGACATCAGCGGCTGCCCCATCCAGCATCCGGGCGTCAACGAGACGATCGATGCCGCCCGGGCCGTCGTCGAGGAGCTGCGCATCCCGATTTACCGGGAAAAGCAGCGCGAAGGCTGCCTGCGCACGATCGTCGCCCGCGTCGGGCGGGCCAGCGGCGAGGTGCAGCTCACCTTCATCACCGCCACCCGCGAGCTGCCGCATCGCGCGGAGCTGATCTCGCGCATCCGCAAGCGGTTGCCGAAGGTGACGACAATCGCGCAAAACATCAATTCCGCCGATACGCCACTGATTTTCGGCGAGAAAACGATCATCCTGTGGGGCAAGGAACGGCTGGACGAAAGCCTCGGACAAGTGCAGTTCTCGCTATCGCCCCGCGCATTCTTTCAGCTGAACCCGGAGCAAACGGTCAAGCTGTACAATGCCGTGCGTGACGCCGCGGCGCTGACCGGCGAAGAGCTCGTCGTCGACGCCTACTGCGGCACCGGCACGATCGGCCTGTGGCTCGCCCCGCAGGCGCGGGAGGTGCGCGGCGTCGAAATCATCCCCGAGGCGACCCTCGACGCCCGGCGCAATGCAGCTTTAAGCGGCGCGGACAACGCCCGCTTCTATGTCGGGCAGGCGGAGCGCCTGCTGCCCGAGTGGGTGCGTCAGGGCGTCCGCCCTGACGTTATCGTCGTCGATCCGCCGCGCACCGGCTGCGACCGCAAGCTGCTGCAGGCGGTCATCCAGGCCCGGCCGCAGCGCCTCGTGTACGTCTCTTGCAATCCTTCGACGCTGGCGAAGGATTGCAAGGTGCTGCTGGACGGCGGCTTCCGCCTCGCGTCGGTGCAGCCGGTGGATATGTTTCCGCATACGTCACATGTGGAGTGCTGTTCACTGTTGATTAGAAACGAAAAGTAA